One window of Chlamydiales bacterium genomic DNA carries:
- a CDS encoding LicD family protein — protein sequence MTLSALPDKLGERIIFFGLPIVQAYHLLCGSVFLNVAPEDARGVEKVASYALAPVHYLLCGQTAEKVAEEDAEYTYSFKPRFSYGEHFLVKTATSFVVLPLSAGVGAAIKAASYLFPETRDRYLAMKKDQDSLCVRPNLDYYQSIGLNIQDVETAPFIPPPSYVRRPGDESHMSAEKECLKEIVSILRANKIPFWIDCGTCLGAMRYGGIIPWDWDLDLAVLQPDFENVKHALNALDKEKYMVQDWSGRDKPGSYLKVFVKGTSTLIDIYHFAIEPNKKVVRSVFSNEFSPFFPESLKIRERRYTVATPFDNIFPLKRAHFDGIEVAVPGMTKEYLQARYGHDIGPAKVYDATTGRYEKDLSHPYWNIAHAR from the coding sequence ATGACTTTGTCTGCTCTGCCTGATAAGTTGGGTGAAAGGATCATTTTTTTTGGTCTACCCATTGTCCAGGCTTATCATCTTCTCTGCGGAAGCGTCTTTCTCAACGTTGCGCCTGAGGATGCACGGGGTGTCGAAAAAGTCGCAAGCTACGCCCTTGCACCGGTCCACTATCTCTTATGTGGTCAGACAGCAGAGAAAGTAGCTGAGGAAGATGCGGAGTATACCTACTCCTTTAAACCGCGATTTAGTTACGGAGAGCACTTCCTCGTTAAGACAGCAACCTCATTCGTTGTCCTGCCGCTCAGCGCAGGAGTCGGTGCCGCAATCAAAGCCGCTTCCTATCTTTTTCCAGAGACACGAGATAGGTACCTTGCGATGAAAAAAGACCAGGACTCTCTCTGCGTACGCCCAAATCTCGACTACTACCAGAGCATTGGACTGAATATTCAAGATGTAGAGACCGCTCCTTTTATTCCTCCTCCTTCTTATGTTAGACGACCAGGAGATGAGAGTCACATGTCGGCAGAGAAAGAGTGTCTGAAAGAGATCGTTTCGATCCTGCGTGCAAATAAGATCCCCTTCTGGATCGATTGCGGCACCTGTTTAGGAGCGATGCGTTATGGAGGCATCATCCCTTGGGATTGGGACCTAGATCTCGCCGTACTCCAGCCCGACTTTGAGAATGTGAAGCACGCTCTCAATGCTCTCGATAAGGAGAAGTACATGGTTCAGGACTGGTCTGGCAGAGATAAGCCAGGAAGCTATTTGAAGGTCTTTGTGAAGGGAACTTCCACGCTAATCGATATCTACCACTTTGCCATCGAGCCGAACAAGAAGGTAGTGAGGTCGGTCTTTTCGAATGAGTTCAGCCCATTCTTCCCAGAGTCGCTAAAGATTCGTGAGAGGCGCTACACCGTGGCAACGCCTTTCGATAATATCTTCCCCCTCAAAAGAGCCCATTTCGATGGGATTGAAGTGGCAGTTCCTGGAATGACAAAGGAGTATCTGCAAGCGAGATATGGCCACGATATCGGCCCGGCAAAAGTGTATGATGCCACTACAGGTCGTTACGAAAAAGATCTCTCTCACCCCTACTGGAACATAGCCCATGCAAGATAA
- a CDS encoding O-antigen ligase family protein — MSTQTLAAHSKFHERLIALGRAAILFAILVFPFQKKHKIFSSLASQITASFSFPEAFQQSIYFYLSDISLVVIGILFFCMRGRLFSGSAKYLVYLILISSISLVFSNSGNCTLHYIRLLHFFMIALLFSALENRLFFSDIKGLFTKIASIILILSLFESAVGISQYIMQSEIGLKFLGEGKALPAFHAPEGKLWIFDQFFNRAGEARAMIRSMGTFVHPNIFGGFMMFAIPMSYYLFTQSENRKKRTLIAAAIFFQILTLLLTFSRSALFAWMIASSAWLFFSFRMKKSERPKLSRPLIGAVLVSLLLAVFIVFPALKERGGVINYNETAKKSDHGRIFFQDIAFKMIREHPLVGVGYNQYVVHMQEYTPEPLERHQFYPVHNIYLLVASETGLFGALALLFFIGSIFFRALKSEMTPMLATLLSIFLGLLFIGCCDYYLLGSQPGRLLLFITAGLIAGATRLTDLKSSIKT, encoded by the coding sequence ATGTCCACGCAAACCCTCGCAGCTCATTCAAAGTTTCACGAGAGGCTAATCGCTCTAGGTCGAGCCGCTATTCTATTTGCGATTCTGGTCTTTCCATTTCAGAAAAAACATAAGATTTTTAGCTCACTTGCCTCGCAGATCACTGCGAGCTTCTCTTTCCCAGAAGCTTTCCAGCAGAGCATCTACTTCTATCTCAGCGACATCTCGCTTGTTGTGATTGGCATCCTCTTTTTTTGTATGAGGGGAAGGCTGTTTTCAGGAAGCGCAAAGTACCTTGTCTATCTGATTTTGATCTCTTCTATTTCACTTGTTTTCTCAAACAGCGGAAATTGCACTCTTCACTATATTCGCCTGCTACATTTCTTCATGATTGCGCTACTTTTCTCCGCGCTTGAAAACAGGCTCTTCTTTAGCGACATAAAGGGTCTTTTTACAAAAATTGCCTCTATTATCCTCATCCTCTCCCTCTTCGAGTCCGCAGTGGGAATCTCGCAATATATTATGCAGAGTGAGATTGGACTTAAGTTTTTAGGTGAGGGTAAGGCCCTTCCTGCTTTTCACGCTCCGGAAGGAAAGCTCTGGATCTTCGACCAGTTTTTTAACCGAGCTGGTGAAGCGCGAGCGATGATCCGCTCGATGGGGACTTTCGTCCACCCGAACATCTTTGGCGGCTTCATGATGTTTGCAATTCCGATGAGCTACTATCTATTTACTCAGAGCGAAAATAGAAAGAAGAGAACGCTTATCGCTGCCGCTATCTTTTTTCAGATTCTTACTCTTCTTCTCACATTTTCTCGATCTGCGCTCTTTGCCTGGATGATTGCAAGCAGTGCATGGCTCTTCTTCTCTTTTCGTATGAAAAAGAGTGAGAGGCCCAAGCTCTCACGCCCTCTGATCGGAGCGGTTCTAGTTAGCCTTCTTCTTGCGGTTTTCATAGTTTTTCCAGCATTGAAAGAGAGAGGGGGAGTAATAAACTACAATGAGACAGCGAAAAAGTCCGATCATGGGAGGATTTTTTTTCAGGATATCGCATTCAAAATGATTAGAGAGCATCCGCTTGTGGGCGTAGGATATAATCAGTATGTCGTTCATATGCAGGAGTACACTCCAGAGCCTCTGGAAAGGCACCAGTTCTACCCCGTGCACAACATCTATCTTCTCGTCGCATCTGAAACGGGGCTCTTTGGAGCGCTGGCTCTTCTCTTTTTTATTGGATCGATTTTTTTTCGCGCATTGAAGTCGGAGATGACCCCGATGCTTGCAACACTGCTCTCAATTTTTTTAGGGCTCCTCTTCATCGGCTGCTGCGACTACTACCTCCTGGGCTCACAACCCGGCAGGCTCCTTCTTTTTATCACTGCGGGACTGATAGCCGGAGCTACGCGGTTGACAGATTTGAAAAGCTCCATTAAAACGTGA
- a CDS encoding RDD family protein: protein MKKRFLAYLIDVAVQVGLVGIGALLLEMQSYLGLLACGALLFASCWLYFALMESSKYQATLGKLAVGIKVVDIAGERISFYRASCRHFAKLFSRLFFGLGFVMMLFSSKKQCLHDKLASTLILQK from the coding sequence GTGAAAAAAAGATTTCTCGCTTATCTGATCGATGTGGCAGTCCAAGTGGGTCTAGTTGGCATAGGAGCGCTTCTCCTTGAGATGCAATCCTATTTAGGGCTTCTTGCATGCGGCGCTCTTCTCTTCGCCTCGTGCTGGCTCTACTTCGCACTCATGGAGAGCTCGAAATATCAGGCGACACTCGGCAAGCTCGCAGTGGGAATTAAAGTGGTAGACATCGCAGGAGAGCGCATCTCTTTCTACCGAGCTAGCTGCCGCCACTTCGCCAAACTCTTCTCGAGGCTCTTCTTCGGCCTCGGCTTTGTCATGATGCTCTTCAGCTCTAAAAAGCAGTGCCTCCACGACAAGCTCGCCTCCACCCTCATCCTCCAAAAATAG